GCAATCCAGTACCTCTTTCTCCACAGACAACTGGAATCAGATAATACAGTTAACCAGGGTTataattttaaaagtctttttaCCATAAATCCAATATCAATTCCTACCAATGCAAACCTTTGGTGTAGGAAGCACAAGTTTCCAGCACTAATCGAATGCAGAAAGGAAGTTACAGACACAACCCACAATTAAGCATCAAAATCTTAATGCTATATGGTGAATAACCTGTACTAGAATGTGTTGCTAATGCATAAGGCAAAATCTGTCAAATATCAGTATTAAAGCAGCTCTGCAATTCTGGATAGTTTAGTACCTTAAACTAAGAGCACCTTTTCTGTAGACCTGTGGCTTCCAGTGATGGTAGCTCCATAATTTTCACATGACTGTCTTGTTCCTAGATTTTATACTATCCAACTATATCTGTAAAGTGCATTAAGCAGTTAGAGAGCTCAGTGCATGAACTTGCCTACCTGTGTGGTAAGGATCTCACCCTGGGAGGACAGCCCAGAAGAATCTCCTGGGTGACTGGCTTCACTGTCATATCCGGATGCTTCACCTTGAAAAACAGAAGCTATATATAAAAAGTACTGTTAACAACAACGCCTCTCACTCACCACAGGATCCATCAGTGTATGTTCACAATGAAGAGATTAAGGGTgatgttttcaaaagcaactagatTACTTAGGAGCAAAAGTCCCATATTCAGAAGTGACTCAGATTCCTAAGGGAGTGAtcttctaaagcaggggtaggcaactatggcatgtgtgccaaaggcggcacgtgagctgatttttagtggcactcacactgcccgggtcctggccaccggtctggggggctctgcattttaatttaattttaaatgaagcttcttaaatattttaaaaaccttctttactttacatgcaacaatagtttagttacatattatagacttctagaaagagaccttctaaaaatgttaaaatgtattactggcacgcgaaaccttaaattagagtgaataaatgaagactcggcacatcacttctgaaagattgccgacccctgtactaaagCGTCAAAGTAGCAAGATCACAAGTCCCTTCCAATGGGACTGGTGTTCTTAAGTCccttgggcacttctgaaaaatatttatttctttctATTACTGTAGCACGTAGGAGTCCTAGTTATGCCCATCCTGAGTCTCACTTATCATTAATGGAActtaagagcttttgaaaattttaccttaggTCTGTATCCTAAGAATAGCTTATGCAAGcatctttagaaaaaaataataattatcctGTGAATTTAAAACTTCTCTTAGAGTAGTAAGTAATGTAGAGCTGAACAACAAGAGATATCAATTTCCATTTCAATGGATATTTTTTCTGGGAAAACCACCTTAGAACTAACAATGAAGTTTTGTCAGCAGATCCAGGAATCCAGTTCTTATATGAAATTCAACCCTTTAGTCAACAGGTGCTTGGGCCAAATTAATTCCAGGCTCTATTTTAGTAGTTTCCTCTTTGCTCTAAGAATTAGTATGAGAATTTAACTTAAAGGAAACAAAAACGAACAAAAATGCAGAAAAGTAAATAATTTATGTATACTTCGGATTTGATTGCACGTTACTTAGATAGTAAGCTTTTGGtgcagggaccgtctttttgttctgtgtttgtacaggacctGACACAATGGGACTCCTAAGTattcagtaatacaaataataaattggaGCAAGGATATCTTCCTTTGTACCTAAATTTGGTTGCACATTCTGGTCTCGTTGGTGTCCATCTTCCAAATCAGTTTTTCTTCCTGTCAGCTCTTCATTACCATTTGGACTAGcttctctgcttccattgaaactGCTCATTTCTTTGGAACAAGGAGCAAATGTTACGGGCTTCTTCAACTCTTGTGGTCTATTGGTTGAATCTTCTGACATGTTGGACTGGGAAGAAAATAAGTTAACTGAGCATTCTGACTCTTGGCTTGGAGAAACACATGTATCTCTCGAGAGGACTCCAGGCGTTTTCTGTACAGCTTTATCATTGCCACTGCTATGGTTCAGCAACGCTAGAATCTCCGCCGGGGATGAAGACCCTACCGTAGATATGATCTGTTCTGTAGGCTGCAATGGTGTGCTTGCTGATTTGCCAAATATTAATGCCTGAAAGCATGGTAGTTCTTCATCTTCACTAGAATCCTCCTCGGAGGACTGCAATTTCCCGGCCGGTCTTCTGGGTTCCCGAACAAAGTTTTGAGACCTAGACTTAGAACTACTGCTGCCACTGTCCAGTTCTCTTAACGAGGCATTCTGACCATTTTTAACAAATACAGCAGAAATTTCTTTCCTATCAATTTCACAAATGCTTATGTTCGCTTTAACGTCACCAGCAGAGCATAATAAGCCATCAGGGGTCTCAGACAGCAATGGAAAACCACTAGTATCTTCAGTGGATTGTTCCAGAGTCTCCTCTGAAATTAAGCACTCAGGCACACCTACGCTGGCAATTTGGGATACTTGTTCTTCATCACTCTTTACTTGTTTGCATTCCCCTTCATAACTATTCTTTTCAATTACTTTGCTGCTAAATTCAGCAGGGCTTTGTTGACAAACTACAGGATATACCAGCACTGGTTTGGGCTGTAAATTTAATActggccctttgttttcagctTCTTCAGCTTTTACTCCTTGATTGCTTCCTGTTTCATTAACTGTGCTTAAATCAGTTATTTGGAAAATTCGCTCTTCTATATTACTCCGGTCACCTAGGCTTCCATTACTTTTGTTTAGGTTCTCACTTAATTGACTTTCTATCACCATTTCAGATGAAATTCTCTTTTCCTTTGGTTGTCTTCGTTTTTGCAGTCTGCCCCTACTCTTAATCTTGGCTGTGGCTGCTCTTGGTGGGGAGAATAACTGCACTTGATCTGGAATTTGTGAAACAGTCTTGCCATCGTCACTAACATGTCCATAGTCGGTGTCCCTGGAAAAGTGAGTTCCTGGACTATGCCCAGAAATACCTTTAGCAGATTCACACGTTTTAGGTTCTTCTCTCTCGCAAACCTCATCCAGGCCCACTGTTTTTTTAACATATGGAGGTTCATTTTTTAAGTCTCTATTTTTATGCCTATATTCTACACAGGTAGCACCTGATTTCCTTAGCGTTTCAGAAGCAGTGCTTTCTGTCACTGATTCCTTCACTGGACTAGGATGAAGGGTAAATGACAGTCTTTTTGAATGTCTGAACATATTTCGGAGGTACTGTGTGTCTAGCTCACTGTCTTCAGTTTCTGTGTTCAACTCTGAAATGATTTTAGCTTCATGCGACTTTGGGTTTCTGAACCTTTCCAAGTCATTTTCTGTGCAATGTCTATTGGTCTTGGGTGAACACGCACACAACTCTTTCTTTTTAGGCTCGATGGCAGCACACTGATTATTCTCAGACAAATTCTGCACTGGGCAGGCAGCTTGATCCACATTTGTGGAATGAGGCTGCAGGAGTGAATGGCTGCCTTGATTTTCGCTAACTTGAGAATCTGTATCAGGCACAACAGAACAAGCATTTAAATCCTCCACTGACATTTCGACATACAAGAGGCCCTTTCCAGTTTGCATACCGTCAGAAcaattttcaggatcagggcgtGTTTTATCTGCTTGCAAGTCATTGCCCCTCAGATCAGTGTCTGACAGAGGTATGGTATGGTTCGGTACATCCTGCTGCTCATCAGGGCCTTTGCATTCAGGGACATGGACCAATACATTCCTCTGTAATCCAGAGGAGGAATCTTTGCTTTCACTGGCATGCTTTCTCGCTCCCTCATTTGGCTCACTTCTTCTCCTggtttcttttgtcattttttcaGTCAGTAACTGAAGCCTCCTGCTGCGTCTGACTCGTTTCTTTTCTGAATCAACTTTTCTTGGCTCTTCACTGCTTGGGTAGCTATCAATCTGCAGCTCAGTCTGATCAGGGCAACTTGCGTTTCTATCCACTACCAGCTGCAGAGCACACACGGGCCTACTTGAATGTCTGCTTCTTTTTGTCTGTGAGCTTCTCATTTTTTTAGTACTCTTTCGGTCACAGGTATTCTGTGCTGGCTTTCTATCAGTGCTGTTGCAAGCTACTTTCTCAGTATCATTTTTCAATATGGATTTCCCCTCTCGGAGAGGAAGTTCTGCTGATatattgtccccatttttcacacccATGGGACTCCCATTAACAACAGTGGAACCTTCACCACCTTTTTTCCTTTCAGTATTTCTACTAACAAGGCACTGATTAACACCCTCAGAGTGCTTCTTTAGATCCTTTTCGTCTCTCTTCTTGATGAAGTCCACAGGCTGCAGATCAGAGGCAGTCTTTCTTTTCCGTTTTAATTTACTTGTTCCAGAATTATTTGAGGGTTTCACCTCAGTAGTAACATCTTCCACTTTTGGACTCCGTGGCATCTCTCTCGTGTGGACTAGGGGGGTTGACTTCCTCTCTCTTTTATAAGTTTTCCCAAATATTTTATCTTCAATGTTATGCACAATTGATTTTGACAAACTCCTGTCATTTTCACATCCCACCACAACTTCCGTGCGGTTTACCATCAGGTCAGTCTTCTCTGAAATACAGGACTCTCTATCTGATAAATATGAATCTGCATCTTCTGTGTCAGCTGCCCCAGCAGGAGCATCCTGGGAGGAACCAGAAGAGAGCAtctcattgcttttagaaaaccACTCGTTGACTTTTTGAATGCTTCTCTTCAGTCTTTTCCCGGAAACTTGACTCAAAGGATTGCCGTGAAGAGTCTTGAGCTGCAACAGACTCTCCGAAGCAGGCTCCCTTTCATGCAGGGAGTTACTCTCAGGTTGACATGTTTCTACAGCTTCTGTA
This DNA window, taken from Trachemys scripta elegans isolate TJP31775 chromosome 23, CAS_Tse_1.0, whole genome shotgun sequence, encodes the following:
- the BRCA1 gene encoding breast cancer type 1 susceptibility protein — encoded protein: MDSSVAAIGDVQNVLLAMQKNLECPICLELIKEPVSTKCDHIFCRFCMFKLLSKKKKGPAQCPLCKTEVTKRSLQENPRFKQLIEGLLETIHAFERDTGIKFLNSQDFSKKPLETNSTELLWKEGSIIQSKGYRNRQKRIQEQENPTLEANAGAQVADNMVRRSSLRNKRQKCESGKAVYIEFGSDSSEDLLFKKAGGGGMGDKGFQTPPQKGECEEELKYAEKESESPYNMWPIKSDAGEILSSDILGECGVSEEDSKGTGNGIGDLEAAQVNVADGHLKESQGISASNSQAEQCDRTANSSSLLNEDTSLFHSAEEMDVGETRFSSKNKESGLAHSSENQLDKSKKTGNGVQHTEAVETCQPESNSLHEREPASESLLQLKTLHGNPLSQVSGKRLKRSIQKVNEWFSKSNEMLSSGSSQDAPAGAADTEDADSYLSDRESCISEKTDLMVNRTEVVVGCENDRSLSKSIVHNIEDKIFGKTYKRERKSTPLVHTREMPRSPKVEDVTTEVKPSNNSGTSKLKRKRKTASDLQPVDFIKKRDEKDLKKHSEGVNQCLVSRNTERKKGGEGSTVVNGSPMGVKNGDNISAELPLREGKSILKNDTEKVACNSTDRKPAQNTCDRKSTKKMRSSQTKRSRHSSRPVCALQLVVDRNASCPDQTELQIDSYPSSEEPRKVDSEKKRVRRSRRLQLLTEKMTKETRRRSEPNEGARKHASESKDSSSGLQRNVLVHVPECKGPDEQQDVPNHTIPLSDTDLRGNDLQADKTRPDPENCSDGMQTGKGLLYVEMSVEDLNACSVVPDTDSQVSENQGSHSLLQPHSTNVDQAACPVQNLSENNQCAAIEPKKKELCACSPKTNRHCTENDLERFRNPKSHEAKIISELNTETEDSELDTQYLRNMFRHSKRLSFTLHPSPVKESVTESTASETLRKSGATCVEYRHKNRDLKNEPPYVKKTVGLDEVCEREEPKTCESAKGISGHSPGTHFSRDTDYGHVSDDGKTVSQIPDQVQLFSPPRAATAKIKSRGRLQKRRQPKEKRISSEMVIESQLSENLNKSNGSLGDRSNIEERIFQITDLSTVNETGSNQGVKAEEAENKGPVLNLQPKPVLVYPVVCQQSPAEFSSKVIEKNSYEGECKQVKSDEEQVSQIASVGVPECLISEETLEQSTEDTSGFPLLSETPDGLLCSAGDVKANISICEIDRKEISAVFVKNGQNASLRELDSGSSSSKSRSQNFVREPRRPAGKLQSSEEDSSEDEELPCFQALIFGKSASTPLQPTEQIISTVGSSSPAEILALLNHSSGNDKAVQKTPGVLSRDTCVSPSQESECSVNLFSSQSNMSEDSTNRPQELKKPVTFAPCSKEMSSFNGSREASPNGNEELTGRKTDLEDGHQRDQNVQPNLGEASGYDSEASHPGDSSGLSSQGEILTTQQKDAMQNSLKKLQQEMAVLEAVLEEHGSQGSEFPPPPCDPPHSRVEGTLTVRQLRPARGTALISEVNLENHKISSSKGLSSDGFHVMPSDHSNINNKELEEEGSRSPALQLSHPKSHLLKKEALEQGHWCPRLWKARTHSQEGTLQRVGVAELLEEEAMKQCNQCRIEPENAAEQEFGTKINSAAVPCENVRRTPNSSPLKFSERLTHCQTAESTNSAAVSWHVANGKSTQGCKQERRAFSSASALHTGVVKENAKSPVVTCGRQMSIVASGLNQSELLLVQKFARKTQSTLSNQITEGTTHVIMKTDMELVCERTLKYFLGIAGRKWVVSYEWIVQSFKEGRILDEYDFEVRGDVINGRNHQGPKRARRSQAGKLFKDFEICCYGPFTDMRTGDLERMVELCGASVVKQPHLFTHKANSTAVIVVQPDAWLENAGYRAIQQKCTAVVTREWVLDSVACYECQEFDTYLVSQS